From one Bacteroides intestinalis DSM 17393 genomic stretch:
- a CDS encoding RNA polymerase sigma factor, which translates to MENVEQEFLSVIREYERVIYKVCYLYTTPNATLNDLYQDVVLNLWRAYPKFRRECKVSTWIYRIALNTCISFIRKEKNIPEIVTLSQDSDRMEELDETQNMLKQLYRMINRLGQLEKSIILLYLEEKSYEEIAEITGLTITNVATKISRIKDKLRKMNKEE; encoded by the coding sequence ATGGAGAATGTAGAACAAGAGTTCCTGTCCGTAATACGGGAGTATGAACGCGTCATATACAAAGTGTGCTATTTGTATACTACGCCGAATGCTACCCTGAACGATTTATATCAGGACGTTGTACTCAATCTGTGGAGGGCCTATCCCAAGTTCCGACGGGAGTGTAAAGTCTCCACATGGATTTACCGCATCGCTTTAAATACTTGTATCAGCTTTATCCGTAAAGAAAAGAACATCCCCGAAATCGTGACCTTGAGTCAAGATTCCGACCGGATGGAAGAATTGGACGAGACACAAAACATGTTAAAGCAACTCTATCGGATGATCAACCGATTGGGACAACTGGAAAAATCCATAATTCTGCTTTACCTGGAAGAAAAAAGCTACGAAGAAATTGCTGAAATTACCGGTCTGACAATAACAAACGTCGCTACCAAAATCAGCCGGATTAAGGACAAACTTAGAAAAATGAACAAGGAGGAATAA
- a CDS encoding DUF4221 family protein, whose protein sequence is MLKCIVLCLGLGLLYSCSSGNKKQFLVPDINIEEADDIVFALDDSTVQNMEYLQLFQRNDSDILAFTNEYDNAIVFYDYKTRKYLGRTEFAKEGNNGIGTIFSFYYLNQDSIYLYNFTTYSLFLANARGEVVMKKDLHTIPNLSKDSLFFAPQLFPRTNSPLRKIGDELLIAGFFMNEQAGENSVNRPVMAHYDLSRNTLRFSDSYPSMYHKGNWGGDFTYRNPFYTLSPKNEIVLGFAADHNIRVHGKDEMEYHEYYAGVGGDFEITPIAKDIAMNTIAREIVNRHYTRTLSYQAIVYDKYRKVYYRLALLPDPDIDIKVGPIRKPIEIVVLNEHFELIGKSAIKRERYWINQCFVSPDGFHIQIEADNDDELRFKTFVLGDYEK, encoded by the coding sequence ATGCTAAAGTGTATAGTATTATGTTTAGGGTTGGGATTGTTGTATTCCTGCTCTTCTGGGAATAAGAAGCAGTTCTTAGTTCCCGATATTAATATTGAAGAAGCCGATGACATTGTTTTCGCATTGGATGATTCTACGGTGCAGAATATGGAATATTTACAATTATTCCAACGTAATGATTCTGACATATTAGCTTTTACAAATGAATATGACAATGCAATAGTCTTTTATGATTATAAGACAAGAAAATATCTAGGACGAACAGAGTTTGCTAAAGAAGGGAATAATGGGATTGGAACTATTTTTTCTTTTTATTATTTAAATCAGGATTCTATATATCTGTATAATTTTACTACTTATTCTTTATTCCTAGCGAATGCAAGGGGTGAGGTTGTGATGAAGAAGGATTTACATACAATCCCTAATTTGTCGAAGGACTCCTTATTTTTCGCTCCACAATTATTTCCGCGAACGAATTCACCATTAAGAAAAATAGGAGATGAACTACTGATTGCAGGCTTTTTTATGAATGAACAGGCTGGTGAAAATTCTGTAAACCGTCCTGTTATGGCGCATTATGATTTATCCAGAAATACTTTGAGATTTTCTGATAGTTATCCTTCCATGTATCATAAAGGAAACTGGGGAGGCGATTTTACTTATCGAAATCCCTTTTATACGTTGTCTCCAAAGAATGAGATTGTATTGGGATTTGCTGCCGACCATAACATCCGGGTACATGGGAAGGATGAAATGGAGTATCATGAATATTATGCAGGGGTAGGTGGAGACTTCGAAATTACTCCAATAGCAAAGGATATTGCGATGAATACAATAGCACGAGAAATTGTTAATCGACATTATACCAGAACTTTGAGTTATCAGGCTATAGTGTATGATAAATACCGAAAAGTTTATTATAGGTTAGCTCTTCTTCCTGATCCGGATATAGATATTAAAGTTGGACCTATCAGGAAACCTATTGAAATTGTAGTCTTAAATGAGCATTTTGAATTAATAGGGAAAAGCGCTATAAAGAGGGAGCGTTATTGGATAAATCAATGCTTTGTAAGTCCAGATGGATTTCATATTCAAATAGAGGCTGATAATGATGATGAATTACGGTTTAAAACCTTTGTTTTGGGAGATTATGAAAAATAG
- a CDS encoding O-antigen ligase family protein, translating to MIKLQIHTVKDTVTACLLFVAVCAPLGVVRIITPELPAEEAIGQWVWFGKALLLSSICILIASLLQLMGKDTRKHVLRFSYFSVCVSWGFMLCGALEAIGGLRQLYGFAASGHSRYALTGSFFNPGPYAGYLAMVLPVCLHLYLCISKDKTVIHYLEKGMIALTGILILCVLPATMSRSAWIAAAVGCGWVTYMHRDKRRWYVLWERYKRRYVLWGTGIFFVLILGGVGAFVLKPDSALGRLFMWKVTCKAIANHPWGCEKGFAFAYGEAQESYFEQGNYAVWEERVAGSPEYAFNEYLSLALTEGIAVCVVVVVVIGMCLRMGMKRGRYGICGAILSLLVFSFSSYPMHFPAFVVAGVCLLLACGIGDVIGKPFILCVCLTLWAGGYMEKWQQEKDACGKWMYARMLYHSGGYKAANEAYEKLYPVLRGRGAFLFEYGHSLHKSFLYGDSNKYLEEACRYSSDPMVLNVMGKNYQEQHCYEQAEKFFYRAIHRLPGRIYPYYLLANLYAEPDFYKPDKLKEAADSVLTKEPKVHSTAIDEMRSEVREILKRKDKCEIKK from the coding sequence ATGATAAAGTTGCAGATACATACAGTAAAGGATACCGTGACTGCTTGCCTGCTTTTTGTGGCAGTCTGTGCTCCATTAGGGGTAGTGCGGATTATTACACCTGAACTGCCAGCCGAGGAAGCTATAGGGCAGTGGGTATGGTTCGGAAAAGCTCTCTTACTTTCAAGTATTTGTATTCTCATTGCAAGTTTATTGCAACTGATGGGGAAAGATACCCGGAAGCATGTATTGCGTTTCTCCTATTTCTCTGTTTGCGTGTCGTGGGGATTCATGTTGTGTGGTGCTCTTGAGGCTATTGGAGGATTACGTCAGCTGTATGGTTTTGCCGCTTCCGGTCATTCGCGTTATGCGCTTACAGGCTCTTTCTTCAATCCGGGACCGTATGCGGGGTATCTGGCAATGGTATTGCCTGTTTGTCTGCATTTGTATTTATGTATTTCTAAAGATAAAACAGTTATTCATTATTTGGAAAAGGGGATGATTGCCCTAACCGGTATTCTTATCCTCTGCGTATTGCCCGCTACCATGAGCCGTTCTGCATGGATTGCTGCCGCTGTGGGATGTGGCTGGGTAACATATATGCATCGTGATAAACGCAGGTGGTATGTTTTGTGGGAAAGATATAAGAGGCGCTATGTATTATGGGGAACAGGAATTTTCTTTGTTCTGATACTGGGAGGTGTCGGGGCTTTTGTTCTGAAACCGGATTCTGCGTTAGGGCGTCTGTTTATGTGGAAAGTAACCTGTAAGGCGATAGCCAATCATCCTTGGGGGTGTGAAAAAGGTTTTGCCTTTGCTTATGGTGAGGCGCAGGAATCTTATTTTGAGCAAGGGAATTATGCTGTATGGGAAGAGCGTGTAGCGGGTAGTCCGGAGTATGCATTTAATGAATATCTGTCGCTTGCCTTGACAGAGGGGATTGCAGTTTGTGTAGTGGTTGTGGTGGTGATTGGAATGTGTCTGAGAATGGGCATGAAACGTGGCCGCTATGGCATTTGTGGTGCAATCCTGTCTTTGCTTGTTTTTTCTTTCTCCTCTTATCCCATGCATTTTCCGGCATTTGTGGTAGCCGGTGTATGCTTGCTTCTTGCTTGTGGAATAGGTGATGTCATTGGTAAACCTTTCATTCTTTGTGTATGCCTCACTTTATGGGCAGGTGGATATATGGAAAAGTGGCAACAGGAAAAGGATGCTTGTGGGAAATGGATGTATGCACGTATGCTGTATCACTCAGGCGGCTATAAGGCAGCCAATGAGGCTTACGAGAAACTTTATCCGGTATTGAGAGGTAGAGGGGCATTTCTGTTTGAGTATGGACACAGTCTGCATAAGTCCTTCCTGTATGGTGATTCCAATAAATATCTGGAAGAGGCTTGCCGATACAGTTCCGACCCGATGGTATTGAATGTCATGGGCAAAAATTATCAGGAACAACATTGTTATGAACAGGCTGAGAAGTTCTTCTATAGGGCTATCCACCGTTTGCCCGGCAGGATTTACCCCTACTATCTGTTAGCCAACCTTTATGCGGAACCGGATTTTTATAAACCCGACAAGTTGAAGGAAGCGGCAGACAGTGTACTGACTAAAGAACCTAAAGTACACTCAACTGCCATAGATGAAATGCGTAGTGAGGTCAGGGAGATATTAAAACGAAAAGACAAATGTGAAATAAAAAAATGA
- a CDS encoding lysophospholipid acyltransferase family protein gives MKIFYYIYQICFALPILLVLTILTALVTIVGSLIGGAHIWGYYPGKIWSQLICVFLLIPVKVRGREKIHKHTSYVFVPNHQGAFDIFLIYGFLGRNFKWMMKKSLRKLPFVGKACESAGHIFVDRSGPKKVLETIRQAKASLKDGVSLVVFPEGARTFTGHMGYFKKGAFQLADELQLEVVPVTIDGSFQILPRTGKWIHRHRMILTIHDPIPPKGQGIENIKATMAEAYAAVESALPEEYKGMVKNEDQ, from the coding sequence ATGAAGATATTCTATTATATCTACCAAATATGTTTTGCATTGCCAATTCTGCTGGTATTGACTATTCTTACGGCTTTGGTCACGATTGTCGGCTCACTGATAGGCGGTGCACACATCTGGGGATATTATCCCGGAAAAATATGGTCACAACTAATTTGTGTTTTCCTGCTGATCCCTGTTAAGGTGCGCGGTCGGGAAAAGATACATAAACATACATCGTACGTATTCGTGCCCAACCATCAGGGTGCATTCGACATCTTCCTGATCTACGGATTCCTGGGACGCAACTTCAAGTGGATGATGAAGAAGAGCCTGCGGAAATTACCTTTCGTAGGGAAAGCCTGTGAAAGCGCAGGACACATCTTTGTAGACCGTTCTGGACCTAAGAAAGTACTGGAAACCATTCGTCAGGCAAAGGCGTCACTGAAAGATGGCGTATCATTGGTGGTATTCCCGGAAGGAGCACGTACTTTTACAGGACACATGGGATACTTCAAGAAAGGCGCTTTCCAGTTGGCAGACGAATTGCAATTGGAAGTAGTACCTGTCACTATCGACGGCTCATTCCAAATCCTACCCCGCACCGGTAAGTGGATACATCGCCATCGCATGATACTGACCATTCACGACCCTATCCCACCCAAAGGGCAAGGTATAGAAAACATCAAGGCGACGATGGCCGAAGCCTACGCCGCCGTAGAAAGTGCTTTACCGGAAGAATACAAGGGAATGGTGAAAAACGAGGATCAGTGA
- a CDS encoding metallophosphoesterase, whose protein sequence is MHRITLLLILFLLIPDAYIYFMYIIRKTKNIWLRIIHWIPTLLLISGYFLLMQGIGENAMAHHAQAIGRLAIAIFLFAIPKTIFMICSLVGLPFHYLLRWPRSPFTAVGLVLGVASFFNILYGTLVGISKFEVKEIEFHHPNLPKAFDGYRIVQLSDIHIGSWIENEKPIHELVKLVNEQKPDLIVFTGDLVNQRSCELEGFQNILSQLHAKDGVYSILGNHDYGSYYRWKDLKEQVNNIDNLVRMEKAMGWELLNNEHTTLYHQGDSIALIGVENDGEPPFSQFADLKKASEGTDGMFRVLLSHNPTHWRREVLPDTDIELMLAGHTHAMQAIMFGHSLASLIYPEWRGMYTEGDRGLYVNIGIGYVGLPFRFGAWPEITVLTLRN, encoded by the coding sequence ATGCACAGAATAACCTTACTCCTTATCCTTTTTCTACTGATCCCTGATGCGTACATCTATTTTATGTACATTATCCGGAAAACCAAAAACATCTGGTTACGTATTATCCACTGGATACCTACCCTCTTATTAATTTCAGGTTACTTTCTGTTGATGCAAGGCATAGGTGAAAATGCAATGGCACACCATGCCCAGGCCATTGGAAGACTGGCAATTGCCATTTTCCTGTTTGCCATCCCCAAAACGATATTTATGATATGCTCACTGGTGGGATTACCTTTCCATTATCTACTGCGCTGGCCCCGTTCGCCATTTACAGCCGTAGGATTGGTGCTGGGAGTAGCCAGTTTCTTCAATATTCTTTATGGCACACTGGTAGGCATCAGTAAGTTTGAAGTAAAAGAAATAGAATTCCATCACCCGAACCTACCTAAAGCATTCGACGGATACCGCATCGTACAGTTATCTGATATACATATCGGCAGCTGGATAGAAAATGAAAAGCCTATCCATGAATTGGTAAAATTGGTCAATGAGCAAAAACCTGATTTAATTGTGTTCACCGGTGACTTGGTGAATCAACGCAGCTGTGAGCTGGAAGGTTTTCAAAATATTCTGTCACAACTGCATGCCAAAGATGGAGTATATTCTATTTTGGGTAACCATGATTACGGAAGTTACTACCGTTGGAAAGACCTGAAAGAACAGGTGAATAACATTGACAACCTGGTGCGTATGGAAAAGGCAATGGGATGGGAACTACTGAATAATGAACATACTACATTATACCATCAGGGAGATAGTATAGCCCTTATTGGTGTGGAAAATGATGGAGAACCACCCTTTTCCCAATTTGCCGACTTAAAGAAGGCTTCTGAAGGAACAGACGGCATGTTTCGTGTTTTGTTGAGCCACAATCCTACCCATTGGCGGCGGGAAGTATTGCCAGACACAGACATTGAGCTGATGCTTGCCGGACATACTCATGCAATGCAAGCCATTATGTTCGGTCATTCACTCGCTTCACTGATTTATCCCGAATGGAGAGGAATGTACACAGAAGGAGACCGGGGATTATATGTCAATATAGGCATCGGCTATGTCGGATTGCCATTTCGCTTTGGAGCATGGCCCGAAATTACGGTGCTGACGTTGCGTAACTAA
- a CDS encoding phospholipase D-like domain-containing protein has product MRKSINLILLFLFVCSCSNRHSKNIDVLLMASVELKTKRVNQSEIIARGAFPFVMVDSMFFLFNGDPSSGAVVLRESDASEIAQFLTKGNGFGECINAGYMGRSKDTLFIYEASTVRKMTYLFSLSGDSLKYECIEDVRPQNGSEFCYAVHRLDNGLSVGGRLIGKDHLFVLLDENLDTITTFGKIPVEYTGSNITTFTGDLLVDGNTVYYASNNFTYMAAYEISNRKPIVKFEKMFVPPVLLNSGDRISFNKNKHLDGFLALKSYKDYLFATYSGKPKAELDLNGSSALVPTTILAFDKSGNPLAKFTTPYKIRSIAFTDEKMYLLDLDCNIESINMDEVLKYL; this is encoded by the coding sequence ATGAGAAAAAGTATCAATTTGATTCTACTGTTTTTATTCGTTTGTTCTTGTTCTAATCGACATAGCAAGAACATTGATGTCCTATTAATGGCATCGGTTGAGTTGAAAACCAAAAGAGTTAACCAGTCAGAAATAATAGCAAGGGGAGCTTTTCCGTTTGTTATGGTCGATTCTATGTTTTTCCTGTTTAATGGAGACCCGTCTTCCGGTGCAGTTGTTTTAAGGGAGTCGGATGCATCAGAAATTGCGCAGTTTCTGACGAAAGGAAATGGATTTGGAGAGTGTATAAATGCTGGCTATATGGGGCGCAGCAAAGATACTCTTTTCATCTACGAAGCATCAACTGTGAGGAAGATGACTTATTTGTTTTCCCTTTCAGGTGATAGCCTGAAATATGAATGTATAGAAGATGTTCGTCCCCAAAATGGTTCTGAATTTTGTTATGCTGTGCATCGTTTAGATAACGGTTTATCTGTGGGAGGCCGATTAATAGGAAAAGATCATCTGTTTGTATTGTTAGATGAAAATTTAGATACAATTACTACTTTTGGGAAAATACCTGTCGAATATACAGGCTCTAATATTACAACATTTACAGGTGATTTGCTGGTAGATGGTAATACGGTTTATTATGCGAGTAATAATTTTACTTATATGGCGGCTTATGAAATATCTAATAGAAAACCTATAGTGAAGTTTGAAAAGATGTTCGTCCCTCCCGTTCTTCTGAATTCAGGAGATAGAATATCTTTTAATAAAAACAAACATTTGGATGGTTTCCTTGCTCTAAAATCTTATAAAGATTATCTGTTTGCAACTTATTCAGGGAAACCAAAAGCAGAGTTAGATTTGAATGGATCTTCTGCTTTAGTCCCTACCACGATATTGGCATTTGATAAATCGGGCAATCCTTTAGCTAAGTTTACAACTCCATATAAAATCAGGAGTATTGCTTTTACGGATGAAAAGATGTATTTATTGGATTTGGATTGCAATATTGAATCCATTAATATGGATGAAGTGTTGAAATATTTATAG
- the lepB gene encoding signal peptidase I: MTKNKSHKKKSLGWYLDLALNLILLFFGLVLVWILLQVTCIATFKIPSDSMEPALLDGDNILVNKCVMGGRLFNVWDALGDKEVDIYRLPGLGKVKRNDVLVFNFPYLEQRWDSIAFRVMKYYVKRCVALPGDTFEISRGHYKVHGYTSELGNVESQDNLMRIVERGREVDYGIVMRGYPYSDIVDWDIMNFGPLYLPAKGDVIEMTSKHVALYRNAIEWEQKKKLLLRGDTVLLNDSVIHTYRFKENYYFVAGDKVMNSQDSRYWGLLPEPFIVGKAVRIWKSVDRNTDKIRWNRIFKKIE, from the coding sequence ATGACGAAGAATAAATCCCATAAGAAAAAAAGCTTAGGTTGGTACCTGGATCTGGCACTGAATCTGATACTGCTATTCTTCGGATTAGTACTGGTCTGGATATTGCTTCAAGTGACCTGTATTGCTACATTCAAGATTCCTTCTGACTCGATGGAGCCTGCCCTACTTGACGGAGACAATATTCTGGTGAATAAATGCGTGATGGGAGGGCGTCTGTTCAATGTGTGGGATGCTTTAGGAGACAAGGAAGTAGACATATACCGTTTACCCGGATTGGGCAAGGTAAAAAGAAATGATGTATTGGTTTTTAATTTCCCCTACTTGGAGCAACGTTGGGACAGTATCGCATTCAGGGTAATGAAATATTATGTGAAGCGTTGTGTTGCTTTGCCCGGTGATACATTTGAAATAAGTAGGGGGCATTATAAGGTACATGGCTATACCTCAGAATTGGGCAATGTGGAGTCACAGGATAATTTGATGCGGATTGTTGAGCGTGGTCGGGAAGTGGACTATGGAATTGTGATGAGGGGTTATCCTTATAGTGATATTGTGGATTGGGATATAATGAATTTTGGTCCTTTATATCTCCCGGCAAAAGGCGATGTGATAGAGATGACTTCCAAACATGTTGCTTTGTATCGGAATGCAATAGAATGGGAACAGAAAAAGAAACTTTTGTTACGTGGAGATACGGTTTTGTTGAACGATAGTGTAATACACACATACCGTTTCAAGGAGAATTATTATTTTGTGGCAGGTGATAAGGTGATGAACTCTCAGGATTCCCGCTATTGGGGCTTGTTGCCCGAACCTTTTATTGTAGGGAAAGCTGTCAGGATATGGAAGTCTGTAGATAGGAATACGGATAAAATAAGGTGGAACAGGATATTTAAAAAGATAGAATGA
- a CDS encoding DUF4369 domain-containing protein yields the protein MIRMNVNRILPLMLLLVLFASCSRKYKVEGVSSVTSLDGKMLYLKTLRDGQWITIDSAEVVHGLFSTSGPSDSVMMVTLYMNDEAIMPLVLENGKVEVSISNSQLTAKGTPLNNALYEFIEKRNALELKIEELEKKEARMVLDGAALDDIHEQLTQEGEALIKEMNDYIKEFISANYENVLGPSVFMMMCSTLPYPIMTPQIEDIIRTAPQSFKSTPLVREFLDKAKENMKLIEEHQRMEESNH from the coding sequence ATGATTAGAATGAATGTGAACCGTATTTTGCCCTTAATGCTTTTGCTCGTGCTTTTTGCTTCGTGCAGTCGCAAGTATAAAGTGGAGGGTGTGTCATCGGTGACCAGTCTCGACGGTAAGATGTTATACCTGAAAACGCTCCGCGACGGGCAATGGATAACAATTGACTCTGCCGAAGTGGTGCACGGTTTGTTCTCAACGAGTGGCCCGTCAGACTCTGTAATGATGGTGACGCTCTACATGAATGATGAGGCTATCATGCCTCTTGTACTTGAGAACGGCAAAGTTGAAGTCTCCATATCCAACTCTCAACTCACCGCTAAAGGTACACCGCTAAACAATGCTTTGTATGAATTCATCGAAAAGCGCAATGCGCTTGAGCTGAAGATTGAAGAACTGGAAAAGAAAGAGGCACGTATGGTTCTGGATGGCGCCGCATTGGATGACATCCATGAGCAACTGACTCAGGAGGGAGAGGCCTTGATAAAAGAAATGAATGACTATATAAAGGAGTTTATTTCTGCCAATTATGAGAATGTCCTTGGTCCCAGTGTATTCATGATGATGTGCAGCACGCTGCCTTATCCCATCATGACCCCACAGATAGAGGATATCATCCGTACGGCTCCCCAGTCTTTCAAGAGTACTCCTTTGGTGAGGGAATTCCTCGATAAAGCCAAAGAGAATATGAAATTAATAGAGGAACATCAACGCATGGAGGAGAGCAATCACTGA
- a CDS encoding DUF1573 domain-containing protein, giving the protein MKISFSAYMVILILFYLKIKTTMFFDHFDWHKEQHAKFILTNTGKDLLMIYDVTTSCGCTEVAYSKEPTRPGTSVSLNVTYKAEHPERFDKSITVYCNATSSPLQLRVKGEAE; this is encoded by the coding sequence ATGAAAATTTCTTTTAGTGCATACATGGTTATTCTTATTCTATTTTATCTGAAGATTAAAACCACCATGTTTTTTGATCATTTTGATTGGCATAAGGAACAGCATGCAAAGTTTATACTGACGAATACAGGAAAGGATCTTTTGATGATATATGATGTAACGACTTCATGTGGCTGTACTGAAGTGGCTTATTCAAAGGAACCTACGCGTCCGGGCACTTCTGTATCATTGAATGTCACTTATAAAGCAGAGCATCCCGAACGGTTTGATAAATCCATTACCGTATATTGTAATGCAACATCTTCACCGTTGCAACTGAGGGTAAAGGGAGAAGCTGAATAA
- a CDS encoding BF3164 family lipoprotein → MLRIAYFISILFFLLSCTSQSTVSINNGYVDFPEVRELKAKTIQLDTALFRYPFRVHAWDNKAVVLDLHGTDHYFHAFSYPEFHYLSSFGKRGDAPEEMLSAENFRWGEKCLWTLDANKSELTELGFALSGDTLLRQEVVKLDKDILRALDFIIYEDSTFIIPDYTGDNRFCQVSSEGKLLRKFGAIPSANEEALANSRPALAQAWRSFIDYNPRKGVLVAATQLGEVLEIYNLKDSTHVVCTGPHGEPEFQVAEGYGIPTGIMGFGDVQVTDNAIYAVFQGKSFKDIMESAKQGNKLPDGGQSIYVFSLRGEPLRKYVLDHYVHGIFVDEQRGAIIALDVNMDEPILEYSINCMF, encoded by the coding sequence ATGCTCCGTATAGCTTACTTTATTAGTATCCTCTTTTTTCTTCTTTCCTGTACTTCCCAATCAACTGTCTCTATAAATAATGGATATGTTGATTTCCCTGAAGTCCGGGAACTAAAAGCAAAGACAATACAATTGGATACAGCCTTATTCCGCTACCCCTTCCGGGTGCATGCTTGGGACAATAAAGCTGTAGTGCTGGATTTGCATGGAACGGATCATTATTTTCATGCATTCAGTTATCCGGAATTTCATTATTTGTCTTCTTTTGGAAAAAGGGGAGATGCACCCGAAGAGATGCTTTCGGCTGAAAACTTCCGATGGGGTGAAAAATGCTTGTGGACATTGGATGCAAATAAGTCGGAATTAACAGAGTTAGGGTTTGCTTTATCCGGCGACACATTACTTCGCCAAGAAGTGGTGAAGCTGGATAAAGATATCCTCCGGGCTTTAGATTTTATAATATATGAGGACTCCACTTTTATCATTCCTGACTATACAGGCGATAACCGTTTCTGTCAAGTCAGTTCAGAAGGAAAGTTGTTACGGAAGTTCGGGGCAATCCCTTCTGCCAACGAAGAAGCTTTGGCGAACTCCCGTCCTGCATTGGCACAGGCTTGGCGTAGTTTTATTGACTACAACCCTCGTAAGGGTGTGTTGGTTGCTGCTACCCAGTTGGGTGAGGTTCTGGAAATCTATAATTTGAAGGATAGCACGCATGTTGTCTGCACCGGTCCGCATGGCGAACCGGAGTTTCAGGTCGCAGAGGGCTATGGTATACCGACAGGGATTATGGGTTTTGGCGATGTACAAGTGACGGATAATGCTATTTATGCTGTTTTCCAAGGGAAAAGCTTTAAGGATATTATGGAGAGCGCCAAGCAGGGAAACAAATTACCGGATGGCGGACAATCTATTTATGTGTTTAGTCTGAGAGGGGAACCGCTTCGGAAATATGTGCTGGACCATTATGTTCATGGCATTTTTGTTGATGAACAGAGAGGGGCTATCATAGCTTTGGATGTGAATATGGATGAGCCGATATTGGAATACAGTATTAACTGTATGTTTTAA
- a CDS encoding helix-turn-helix transcriptional regulator, with protein sequence MDTYNDNWCSCLLFRNKQLTKELKRFEDFSTLSGSSSRMLALSQLLKLHLTPAYGIIRNEYEWQNLFAVIDLLYGDDWLPADLEITHLSLQELKLCYLVRARLTNKAISLLFNITPKSVLKAKQRIKMKLSLSGTDSFDEYIQRH encoded by the coding sequence ATGGATACATATAACGATAATTGGTGTTCTTGCTTGTTGTTCAGGAATAAACAACTGACTAAAGAATTGAAGCGGTTTGAAGACTTTTCTACTCTGTCCGGTTCTTCTTCGCGTATGTTGGCTTTGAGTCAACTACTCAAGCTACATCTGACTCCTGCCTATGGAATTATAAGGAATGAATACGAATGGCAGAATTTATTTGCAGTGATTGATTTGCTTTATGGTGATGATTGGCTACCGGCTGATCTGGAGATTACCCATTTGAGCTTGCAAGAATTGAAGTTGTGCTATCTGGTGCGTGCCCGGTTAACCAATAAGGCTATTTCTCTTCTTTTCAATATTACTCCAAAGTCTGTACTGAAAGCAAAGCAGCGTATCAAGATGAAGCTGTCTTTATCGGGTACAGATAGTTTTGATGAATATATACAGCGGCATTGA
- a CDS encoding NVEALA domain-containing protein, which produces MKNRIKKNLVIVLIVVAIVSGYIVKSQPSLEVSPLFLENVEALARGESEGGYCFGIGTVDCPFNHTKVDTYYAPYSLLY; this is translated from the coding sequence ATGAAAAACAGAATTAAAAAAAATCTGGTAATTGTATTAATAGTAGTTGCTATTGTAAGTGGATATATTGTAAAAAGTCAGCCATCATTGGAGGTGTCTCCTTTATTTTTAGAAAATGTGGAAGCTTTGGCGAGAGGAGAGTCTGAAGGGGGATATTGTTTTGGTATTGGAACTGTCGATTGCCCGTTTAATCATACTAAAGTAGATACTTATTATGCTCCGTATAGCTTACTTTATTAG